CGCCGAGCGCCTCGAGTTGCGCGTGCACACCGCCCACGACGTCGACCGAGGGGGTGCCCCAACTCGTCTCCGCCCGGGCCTCGGGGACACTCCGCGCGACCTCGTCCCGCATGTCCGCCGGAACCTCGTAGCAGCGTCCGCAGACCGCGGGGCCGGTACGGGCGACGATCCGGGCCGGGTCGGCGCCGAGCGAGACCATCGCCTCGACGGCGGCCGGAACGACCCCGGCGACCAGTCCCGGGCGCCCCGCGTGAGCGGCGGCCGCGATGCCCGCGACCGGGTCGGCGAGCAGGACCGGCGTGCAGTCCGCGGTGAGCACGGCGAGCGCGAGCCCGCGACGAGCTGTCACCACGGCGTCCACGGCGGACGGTTCGCCCGCGCCCCAGGGGCCGTCGACCACGGCCACGTCCCGCCCGTGCACCTGGTTCATCCAGACGACCCGCGCCGGATCCAGACCCAGCGTCTTGGCCGCGAGCTCGCGGTTGGCGAGTACGGCCGAGGCCTCGTCGCCGACCGCGCCGCCGAGATTGAGCTCTTCGTACGGAACGGCGCTCACCCCGCCCCACCTGTCGGTGAATGCGAAGTGCGCGCCGCTCACGTGGTTTTGCTCCGTTATCACTTCAAGAAGTCCGGTACGTCCAGCTCTTCGGCCTGGGTGTCCTGGTACGGACGGGCCGGCGGGACGTGCGGCGGGGCGACCGGCGCGGCCGGCACCTCGTTGACCGGAGCGGTCTCGACCGGGGGCTCGTCCCGCTGCGTGACGGCTCCGAGTCCGCCCAGCGGACGGGACGTCTCGCTCGGGCGCGCCGGGGCGGGCTCCTCGCGCTTGGCCGAAGCGGAACCGATCACGTTCTCCCTGCGGGTCGGCGGCTGTCCGCCGTCGAAGCCCGCCGCGATGACCGTGACCCGAACCTCGTCGCCCAGGGCGTCGTCGATGACGGCGCCGAAGATGATGTTGGCCTCGGGGTGGGCCGCCTCGCTCACCAGTTGCGCGGCCTCGTTGATCTCGAAGAGACCGAGGTCCGAGCCGCCGGAGATGGAGAGCAGCACGCCGCGGGCACCGTCGATGGACGCCTCGAGGAGCGGCGAGGAGATCGCCATCTCCGCTGCGGCCACCGCGCGGTCGTCGCCGCGGGCCGAGCCGATGCCCATGAGCGCCGAACCCGCCTCGGACATGACCGACTTGACGTCGGCGAAGTCGAGGTTGATCAGACCCGGCGTGGTGATCAGGTCGGTGATGCCCTGGACACCGGACAGCAGGACCTGGTCCGCCGACTTGAAGGCGTCGAGCACGCTGACCTGGCGGTCCGAGATGGACAGCAGCCGGTCGTTGGGGATGACGATGAGGGTGTCGACCTCTTCGCGGAGCTCGGCGATGCCGTCCTCCGCCTGGTTGGCGCGGCGCCGGCCCTCGAAGGTGAAGGGGCGGGTGACCACGCCGATGGTGAGTGCGCCCAGCGAGCGGGCGATGTTGGCGACGACAGGTGCGCCGCCCGTTCCGGTGCCGCCGCCTTCGCCGGCGGTGACGAAGACCATGTCGGCCCCCTTGAGGACCTCCTCGATCTCCTCGCGGTGGTCCTCTGCCGCCTTGCGTCCGACTGCCGGGTTGGCCCCGGCGCCGAGGCCGCGGGTCAGTTCGCGGCCGACGTCGAGCTTGACGTCGGCGTCGCTCATCAACAGGGCTTGTGCATCAGTGTTGATCGCGATGAACTCAACGCCCTTGAGGCCGACCTCGATCATTCGGTTGATGGCATTGACACCACCGCCGCCGACACCGATGACCTTGATGACTGCGAGGTAGTTCTGCGGTGCTGCCACGTCGAAGGCCTCTCGCCTCGAGTTACGTGTCGCCGCTGCGCGCTGGTTGCGCCGCTGACGACGGATGCCGATGGGACGGTCCGAACGCCGACCCGAACCCTAACCGTGAAGTTTAGGGTTACCAGTGTGTCTGTTCCTTGGACTCTCCGAACGAGACACTAAGTCGACAAGTGGCGCACGTTCAACGAACACGCCGAACCTCCCGTTTTTCTTTTCACCCTATGTGATCAGCCGTTGCGCTGCCCAGCCAGGGTGCTGGCCAGCGCATATGTGCGTCAACTCCCTGACGCGGCAGGGGCGGTGGGGGCTGTCACGTCGAAGTGCGATGCCTTCGGAACGGCTTTCATCAGCGCGGTGAGCGCCCGCGCCTTCGCCGCGCCGAACTCACCGCTCCCCCACGCGACGGTGCGGCCGCCGCTCAACTCAAGTGCCACATTGTCATACGAACTGATACGGATGGTACGCGTGTCCTTGGCTACAGGGGCCGGGAGTTCACCTGCGACCTGAACTGCTTCACGGATCAGCCGGTCCACGGGGAA
The sequence above is drawn from the Streptomyces sp. NBC_01465 genome and encodes:
- the ftsZ gene encoding cell division protein FtsZ, giving the protein MAAPQNYLAVIKVIGVGGGGVNAINRMIEVGLKGVEFIAINTDAQALLMSDADVKLDVGRELTRGLGAGANPAVGRKAAEDHREEIEEVLKGADMVFVTAGEGGGTGTGGAPVVANIARSLGALTIGVVTRPFTFEGRRRANQAEDGIAELREEVDTLIVIPNDRLLSISDRQVSVLDAFKSADQVLLSGVQGITDLITTPGLINLDFADVKSVMSEAGSALMGIGSARGDDRAVAAAEMAISSPLLEASIDGARGVLLSISGGSDLGLFEINEAAQLVSEAAHPEANIIFGAVIDDALGDEVRVTVIAAGFDGGQPPTRRENVIGSASAKREEPAPARPSETSRPLGGLGAVTQRDEPPVETAPVNEVPAAPVAPPHVPPARPYQDTQAEELDVPDFLK
- the pgeF gene encoding peptidoglycan editing factor PgeF, which encodes MSGAHFAFTDRWGGVSAVPYEELNLGGAVGDEASAVLANRELAAKTLGLDPARVVWMNQVHGRDVAVVDGPWGAGEPSAVDAVVTARRGLALAVLTADCTPVLLADPVAGIAAAAHAGRPGLVAGVVPAAVEAMVSLGADPARIVARTGPAVCGRCYEVPADMRDEVARSVPEARAETSWGTPSVDVVGGVHAQLEALGVRDRQRSGVCTLESPDHFSYRRDRTTGRLAGYVWLD